A window of the Gossypium hirsutum isolate 1008001.06 chromosome A05, Gossypium_hirsutum_v2.1, whole genome shotgun sequence genome harbors these coding sequences:
- the LOC107960094 gene encoding anthranilate synthase alpha subunit 1, chloroplastic — MSETAGHGSPNSSLFISLIVTIVLINRMQASMSVTSTNSTLAMPLQSSLGFSHRFLPSSHRFSQLPSTRFSPAPTSLKCRGSLSSFPLVNDEKKFVEAAKKANLVPLYRCIFSDQLTPVLAYRCLVKEDDREAPSFLFESVEPGSRVSSVGRYSVVGAQPTMEIVAKENKVMIMDHEAGNLTEEVVEDPMCIPKRISETWKPRLVEDLPDAFCGGWVGYFSYDTVRYVEKTKLPFTKAPRDDRNLPDIHLGLYNDVIVFDHVEKKAYIIHWVRLDKHSSVEKAYNEGVDHLEKLVARVQDVELPKLSPGSVALQTQHFGPSLKNSNMEKEEFKKAVLKAKEHILAGDIFQIVLSQRFERRTFADPFEIYRALRVVNPSPYMAYLQARGSILVASSPEILTRVKKNKIVNRPLAGTTRRGKTQAEDELAEKLLLSNEKECAEHIMLVDLGRNDVGKVSKYGSVKVEKLMNIERYSHVMHISSTVTGELQDHLTSWDVLRAALPVGTVSGAPKVKAMELIDELEVSRRGPYSGGFGGISFTGDMDIALALRTMVFPTGSRYDTMYSYKGSSRRQEWVAYLQAGAGVVADSDPDAEHLECQNKAAGLARSIDLAEAAFVHK; from the exons ATGAGTGAAACGGCTGGTCACGGCTCTCCCAACTCGTCTCTATTTATTTCACTAATTGTTACAATAGTGCTAATCAACAGAATGCAGGCATCCATGTCGGTTACCTCGACGAACTCCACATTAGCAATGCCACTGCAAAGCAGCCTTGGATTCTCTCACCGCTTCCTTCCTTCATCTCATCGGTTTTCTCAACTTCCGAGCACCCGCTTTTCTCCCGCTCCTACTTCACTCAAATGCAGGGGCTCTCTTTCAAGCTTTCCACTtg ttAATGATGAAAAGAAGTTTGTGGAGGCGGCCAAAAAGGCAAATTTAGTCCCCCTTTATCGTTGCATTTTCTCTGATCAACTGACTCCAGTGCTTGCATACCGGTGTTTGGTTAAAGAAGATGATAGAGAGGCTCCAAGTTTTCTCTTTGAGTCAGTGGAGCCTGGTTCTCGGGTTTCTAGTGTT GGTCGTTATAGCGTGGTTGGAGCTCAACCGACAATGGAAATTGTGGCAAAAGAAAACAAAGTTATGATTATGGATCATGAGGCAGGGAATTTGACTGAGGAGGTTGTTGAGGATCCGATGTGTATTCCCAAGCGAATCTCAGAGACTTGGAAACCCCGACTTGTTGAAGATCTACCTGATGCGTTTTGTG GTGGATGGGTTGGTTATTTCTCCTATGATACAGTTCGTTATGTGGAGAAGACAAAGCTTCCATTCACAAAGGCACCACGTGATGACAGAAACCTCCCAGATATACATCTAGGACTCTACAACGACGTGATTGTATTTGATCATGTGGAAAAG AAAGCATATATAATTCACTGGGTGAGGCTAGATAAACACTCGTCTGTTGAGAAAGCTTATAATGAAGGAGTTGACCACCTAGAGAAATTGGTAGCTAGAGTACAAGATGTTGAGCT ACCAAAGCTATCTCCAGGCTCTGTAGCGTTACAAACCCAGCACTTTGGCCCTTCTTTAAAGAACTCAAATATGGAAAAGGAAGAGTTCAAGAAAGCTGTACTGAAAGCGAAAGAGCATATTTTGGCAGGGGATATTTTCCAGATTGTATTAAGCCAACGTTTTGAACGAAGAACATTTGCTGACCCCTTTGAAATATATAGAGCTTTGCGAGTTGTGAATCCAAGTCCATATATGGCCTACTTGCAA GCTAGAGGAAGTATTCTAGTTGCTTCAAGTCCCGAAATTCTTACCAGGGTAAAGAAG AATAAGATTGTGAATAGGCCATTGGCTGGAACAACAAGGAGAGGAAAGACTCAGGCTGAAGATGAGCTGGCAGAAAAGCTATTGCTAAGTAATGAAAAGGAATGTGCAGAACACATCATGCTTGTTGATTTGGGTCGCAATGATGTTGGAAAG GTCTCCAAATATGGTTCTGTAAAGGTGGAGAAGCTGATGAATATTGAACGATATTCCCATGTGATGCACATAAGCTCCACG GTTACTGGTGAGTTGCAGGATCATCTCACTAGTTGGGATGTCCTCCGTGCTGCGCTTCCTGTTGGAACTGTTAGTGGAGCACCAAAG GTGAAGGCGATGGAGCTAATCGATGAGTTAGAGGTGTCAAGACGAGGCCCTTATAGCGGAGGATTTGGGGGCATTTCCTTCACTGGGGATATGGATATTGCGTTGGCTCTCAGGACCATGGTATTCCCTACAGGTAGCCGCTATGACACAATGTACTCGTACAAAGGTTCCAGCAGACGCCAAGAATGGGTAGCTTATCTTCAAGCCGGCGCTGGTGTAGTCGCAGACAGTGATCCTGATGCCGAGCACCTCGAATGTCAAAACAAAGCTGCGGGCCTTGCTCGTTCCATTGACCTAGCGGAGGCTGCATTCGTTCATAAATGA
- the LOC107960095 gene encoding pleckstrin homology domain-containing protein 1 produces MASLWRAATALTEKLNGYDGVEFWSNPERTGWLAKQGEYMKTWRLRWFVLKQGRLLWFKESSITRASRPRGVIPVATCLTVKGAEDILNMQYAFELSTRKETMYFTADSENEKEDWINSIGRSIVQHSRSVTDSEIVDYDNMC; encoded by the coding sequence ATGGCGAGCTTATGGCGAGCAGCGACGGCGCTGACGGAGAAACTGAACGGCTACGACGGTGTGGAATTCTGGTCGAATCCCGAACGAACCGGCTGGTTAGCTAAACAAGGTGAGTACATGAAAACCTGGCGTCTCCGCTGGTTCGTGTTGAAACAAGGGAGGCTGCTCTGGTTCAAGGAATCATCAATCACGCGCGCCTCTCGCCCGCGTGGTGTGATCCCAGTTGCTACCTGTTTAACCGTGAAGGGAGCCGAAGATATCTTGAACATGCAGTACGCTTTTGAGCTTTCGACAAGGAAGGAGACCATGTACTTCACTGCCGATTCGGAGAACGAAAAGGAGGATTGGATCAACTCCATCGGACGCTCCATAGTTCAGCACTCCAGATCCGTTACGGATTCCGAGATAGTTGATTATGATAACATGTGTTGA